A portion of the Achromobacter sp. MFA1 R4 genome contains these proteins:
- a CDS encoding quinone-dependent dihydroorotate dehydrogenase, translated as MSILFHAYPLARPALFAMDAETAHDVTLSGLQRAYDCGATRKLLHAQPKAPCTLMGMQMANPIGLAAGLDKNGAYIDALGNLGFGFIEVGTVTPRAQPGNPKPRMFRLPRANALINRLGFNNQGLDAFLANVQRSSWRQQGGILGLNIGKNADTPIERAADDYLIGLEGVYPHADYVTVNISSPNTKNLRALQSGDELSALLGQLADKRRALEDRHQRRVPMAVKIAPDLTHEQIDAIAEILPRHGIDAVIATNTTLSRDAVQGQAHAEEAGGLSGAPVHELSLAVIRRLKEKLGGSLAIIGVGGVLSGRQAREKMDAGADAVQLYTGLIYRGPALVGECVRAVARR; from the coding sequence ATGTCTATCCTCTTCCACGCCTATCCCCTGGCCCGCCCGGCGCTGTTCGCCATGGACGCGGAAACCGCCCACGACGTCACTTTGTCCGGCCTGCAGCGCGCCTATGACTGCGGCGCCACGCGCAAGCTCCTGCACGCGCAACCCAAGGCGCCCTGCACGCTGATGGGGATGCAGATGGCCAATCCGATCGGGCTGGCGGCCGGCCTGGACAAGAACGGCGCCTATATCGACGCGCTGGGCAACCTGGGCTTCGGCTTCATCGAAGTCGGCACGGTCACCCCGCGCGCGCAGCCCGGCAATCCGAAACCCCGCATGTTCCGCCTGCCGCGCGCCAATGCGCTGATCAATCGCCTGGGCTTCAACAACCAGGGCCTGGACGCCTTCCTGGCCAACGTGCAGCGCAGTTCATGGCGCCAGCAAGGCGGGATCCTGGGCCTGAACATCGGCAAGAACGCCGATACGCCCATCGAGCGGGCGGCCGACGACTACCTCATCGGCCTGGAAGGGGTGTATCCGCATGCCGACTACGTCACCGTGAACATCTCGTCGCCCAACACCAAGAACCTGCGCGCGCTGCAAAGCGGCGACGAGCTCTCCGCGCTGCTGGGCCAACTGGCCGACAAGCGGCGCGCCCTGGAAGACCGGCACCAGCGCCGCGTCCCCATGGCCGTGAAGATCGCGCCCGACCTGACGCACGAGCAGATCGACGCCATCGCCGAAATCCTGCCGCGGCACGGCATCGACGCGGTCATTGCCACCAACACCACGCTGTCGCGCGATGCGGTGCAGGGGCAGGCCCATGCGGAAGAGGCCGGCGGCCTGTCCGGCGCGCCCGTGCATGAGCTTTCGCTGGCGGTCATTCGCCGCCTGAAGGAAAAGCTGGGAGGCAGCCTTGCCATCATCGGCGTGGGCGGCGTGCTGTCGGGCCGCCAGGCCCGCGAAAAAATGGACGCCGGCGCCGACGCGGTCCAGCTCTACACGGGCCTGATCTACCGCGGGCCCGCGCTGGTGGGCGAGTGCGTGCGCGCCGTGGCGCGCCGCTGA
- a CDS encoding NUDIX hydrolase yields MTAKPPLEYFPAPRRSHFCSQCGSPVNRRVPEGDNRERDICDHCGAIHYQNPRLVVGTVPVWDNRVLLCRRAIEPRYNTWTLPAGFMELGESTAQGAARETLEESGAKIQLGEIYTIIDVPQIEQVHVFYLAQALGPELDPGPESLEARYYDEADIPWDDLAFRTVASTLRLFFEDRKRGTFGPHHYTLESHR; encoded by the coding sequence ATGACCGCCAAACCGCCCCTCGAATACTTCCCCGCCCCGCGCCGTTCCCATTTCTGCAGCCAATGCGGCTCGCCGGTAAACCGCCGGGTGCCGGAAGGCGACAACCGCGAGCGCGACATCTGCGATCACTGCGGTGCGATCCATTACCAGAATCCCCGGCTGGTGGTCGGCACCGTACCCGTCTGGGACAACCGCGTGCTGCTTTGCCGCCGCGCGATCGAGCCGCGCTACAACACCTGGACGCTGCCCGCGGGGTTCATGGAGCTGGGCGAGAGCACCGCACAGGGCGCGGCGCGCGAAACGCTGGAGGAATCCGGCGCAAAGATCCAGCTGGGAGAGATCTACACCATCATCGACGTGCCGCAGATCGAACAGGTGCATGTGTTCTACCTGGCGCAGGCGTTGGGTCCCGAGCTGGATCCCGGGCCCGAAAGCCTGGAGGCCCGCTACTACGACGAGGCCGACATTCCCTGGGACGACCTGGCCTTTCGCACCGTCGCGAGCACCCTGCGCCTCTTTTTCGAGGACCGCAAGCGCGGCACCTTCGGTCCTCACCACTACACCCTAGAATCGCACCGTTGA
- a CDS encoding LysR family transcriptional regulator, whose amino-acid sequence MDTHTAMQTYAKVVELGSFAAAADKMGQARSVVTRQIAYLEQKYGVRLLNRTTRKLSMTDAGRAFYERVRPILAEVADLELSLQAEGQRPSGRLRISAPVSFGILHLGPAIAEYLLRYPDVVIDLDLNDRVVDLVEDGYDVAVRIGPLVDSSLVARPLAPQQLLVCAAPSYLKQHGAPRVPEDLKQHRCLHYAYASTGNEWHFEKDGVTHLVRVNAALRANNGDVLRTAALAGHGIILQPEFLVGEDIRAGRLTALLTDYAHTPISMVAVYPHRRFLSPKVRSFVEHLEARFGSPAATPPGRRATPRRSR is encoded by the coding sequence TTGGATACCCATACTGCCATGCAGACCTATGCCAAGGTCGTCGAACTGGGCTCATTCGCGGCGGCGGCCGACAAGATGGGCCAGGCGCGTTCCGTGGTCACCCGGCAGATCGCCTACCTGGAACAGAAGTACGGCGTGCGGCTGCTCAACCGCACCACGCGCAAGCTCAGCATGACCGATGCCGGCCGGGCATTCTACGAGCGCGTGCGCCCCATCCTGGCCGAAGTCGCCGACCTGGAGCTGTCGCTGCAGGCCGAGGGCCAGCGGCCCAGCGGCCGGCTGCGGATCAGCGCGCCCGTGTCTTTCGGCATCCTGCACCTGGGCCCGGCCATTGCCGAGTACCTCCTGCGCTATCCCGACGTGGTGATCGACCTGGACCTGAACGACCGCGTGGTCGACCTGGTGGAAGACGGCTACGACGTCGCCGTGCGCATCGGGCCGCTGGTGGATTCGTCGCTCGTGGCCCGTCCCCTGGCACCGCAGCAGTTGCTGGTCTGCGCCGCGCCGTCCTACCTGAAGCAGCACGGCGCGCCCCGCGTGCCCGAAGACCTGAAGCAGCACCGCTGCCTGCACTATGCCTACGCCAGCACGGGCAACGAATGGCACTTCGAAAAAGACGGCGTAACCCACCTGGTGCGCGTGAATGCCGCGCTTCGCGCCAATAACGGCGACGTGCTGCGCACGGCGGCGCTGGCGGGCCACGGCATCATCCTGCAGCCGGAATTCCTGGTGGGCGAGGACATCCGCGCGGGACGCCTCACGGCGCTCCTGACGGACTATGCCCACACGCCCATCTCGATGGTGGCCGTCTACCCGCACCGGCGATTCCTGTCGCCGAAAGTGAGATCCTTCGTCGAACACCTGGAAGCGCGCTTCGGCAGCCCCGCCGCCACGCCGCCCGGCCGGCGCGCCACGCCCCGCCGCAGCCGTTAG
- the aat gene encoding leucyl/phenylalanyl-tRNA--protein transferase, with protein sequence MKLPWLAADTPFPPAEFALTDPDGLLAAGADLSTARLTQAYSNGIFPWYSEGEPLLWWSPDPRMVLAVKDFAPSHSLRKLLRQIAAREHDATPRVQVRVDTAFARVMAACAAPRDGQPGTWITAAMQEAYRDWHAAGVVHSIETWIDGELAGGLYGISLGRMFFGESMFTRVPNASKLALAYLVRYLDAQGVEWIDCQQQTRHLASMGARPLPRERFLRHVRTATAQLGIPWFRGTLDSQGQLHPDAAGDADCNAG encoded by the coding sequence TTGAAACTGCCCTGGCTTGCCGCCGACACCCCGTTCCCTCCTGCGGAATTCGCGCTGACGGATCCGGACGGCCTGCTGGCCGCCGGGGCGGACCTGTCCACGGCCCGGCTGACCCAGGCGTACTCCAACGGCATCTTCCCCTGGTACTCGGAAGGCGAGCCCCTCCTGTGGTGGAGCCCGGATCCGCGCATGGTGCTGGCCGTCAAGGATTTCGCGCCGTCCCACTCGTTGCGCAAGCTGCTGCGGCAGATCGCCGCCCGGGAACACGACGCCACCCCGCGCGTGCAGGTGCGGGTCGACACCGCCTTTGCGCGGGTCATGGCCGCCTGCGCCGCGCCGCGCGATGGCCAGCCCGGCACCTGGATCACCGCGGCCATGCAGGAGGCCTACCGGGACTGGCATGCCGCCGGGGTCGTGCACAGCATCGAAACCTGGATCGACGGCGAACTGGCGGGCGGGCTGTATGGAATCAGCCTGGGACGCATGTTCTTCGGCGAATCCATGTTCACGCGCGTGCCCAATGCGTCCAAGCTGGCGCTGGCTTACCTGGTGCGCTACCTGGACGCCCAGGGGGTCGAATGGATCGATTGCCAGCAGCAGACGCGCCACCTGGCCAGCATGGGCGCCCGCCCGCTGCCGCGCGAACGCTTTCTGCGGCACGTGCGCACCGCCACGGCGCAACTGGGCATCCCGTGGTTCCGCGGCACCCTGGACAGCCAGGGCCAGTTGCATCCGGACGCAGCCGGGGACGCGGATTGCAATGCGGGTTAG
- a CDS encoding DoxX family protein, protein MIDTRTAPYAALLLRVALGVMFLAHGLTKLLVFTLPGTAQFFGKIGFAGWLAYPVTFFEVAAGILLILGVVPRWVAAVAVIQLFVASTVHFGNGWGFGNPGGGWEYPIFLTVAAAVLALLGDGKFALVKSGRR, encoded by the coding sequence ATGATCGATACCCGTACCGCGCCCTACGCTGCGCTGCTGCTGCGCGTGGCGCTTGGCGTGATGTTCCTGGCCCATGGCCTGACCAAGCTGCTCGTTTTCACGCTGCCCGGCACCGCGCAGTTCTTCGGCAAGATCGGCTTTGCCGGATGGCTGGCCTATCCCGTCACGTTCTTCGAAGTGGCCGCGGGCATCCTGCTGATCCTGGGCGTCGTGCCACGCTGGGTGGCCGCTGTGGCGGTGATCCAGCTTTTCGTCGCCTCGACCGTCCACTTCGGCAATGGCTGGGGCTTCGGCAACCCGGGCGGTGGCTGGGAATACCCCATTTTCCTGACCGTGGCGGCGGCTGTGCTGGCGCTGCTGGGCGACGGCAAGTTCGCGCTGGTCAAAAGCGGCCGCCGCTGA
- a CDS encoding DUF2946 family protein has protein sequence MDQSVKDALARWPNVPAVYGWLSLDARGRWRLHPQGLANEGAPGEPITNTQILDFISRNYDHDDSGRWFFQNGPQRVYVRLDAAPYVLRLADDGRGLVTHTNARVASVSGWWLDDEGRLYATTPLGAGIVLDRDLQPLLDKMRTADGAPLLDALAAMAPGQSVPAAYDDVYAAAPLESIAQADIAGRLGFEPRPQADPT, from the coding sequence ATGGACCAATCGGTGAAAGACGCCCTCGCCCGCTGGCCGAACGTGCCGGCGGTGTACGGCTGGCTGTCGCTCGATGCGCGCGGACGCTGGCGCCTGCATCCGCAGGGCCTGGCAAACGAAGGCGCGCCGGGCGAACCGATCACCAACACGCAGATCCTGGATTTCATCAGCCGCAATTACGACCACGATGATTCAGGCCGCTGGTTTTTCCAGAACGGCCCGCAACGGGTCTACGTACGGCTGGACGCGGCGCCTTATGTGCTGCGCCTTGCGGACGACGGCCGCGGACTGGTCACGCATACGAACGCGCGCGTCGCATCGGTCAGCGGCTGGTGGCTTGATGATGAGGGCCGGCTCTACGCGACGACGCCCCTGGGCGCAGGCATCGTGCTGGACCGCGACCTGCAACCGCTGCTGGACAAGATGCGGACGGCAGACGGGGCGCCCCTGCTGGACGCCCTGGCGGCCATGGCGCCTGGCCAGTCGGTCCCTGCGGCGTACGACGATGTCTACGCGGCCGCGCCGCTGGAATCGATCGCGCAGGCGGATATTGCCGGACGGCTGGGCTTTGAGCCGCGCCCGCAGGCCGATCCGACCTGA
- a CDS encoding arginyltransferase: protein MSQLKELPFSTLQFYATAPYPCSYLPGRQARSQVAAPGHLINAGTYSQLVEQGFRRSGLFTYRPHCDNCQACIPVRVDTAGFAPNRSQRRAWRNHQHLQSFVAELAWSPEHYRLYTRYQQGRHPGGGMDEDSRTQYAQFLLTSRVNTRLVEFRDPEGVLVMVSIIDVLDDGLSSVYTFYDPDIADGLGTYSILWQVEQCRALNLPWLYLGYWIAESRKMSYKSAFRPAQFLVDGEWRDNAERAPA, encoded by the coding sequence ATGAGCCAGCTCAAAGAACTTCCCTTCTCCACGCTGCAGTTCTATGCAACCGCCCCCTACCCCTGCAGCTATCTGCCGGGGCGGCAGGCCCGGTCGCAGGTCGCCGCGCCCGGCCATCTGATCAATGCGGGCACGTATTCCCAGTTGGTCGAACAGGGCTTTCGCCGCAGCGGTCTCTTTACCTACCGCCCCCATTGCGACAACTGCCAGGCGTGCATTCCGGTGCGCGTGGATACGGCGGGCTTTGCGCCCAATCGCAGCCAGCGCCGCGCGTGGCGCAACCACCAGCACTTGCAGTCGTTCGTGGCGGAACTGGCCTGGTCTCCCGAGCACTACCGACTGTACACGCGCTACCAGCAGGGACGCCATCCGGGCGGCGGCATGGACGAAGACAGCCGCACGCAATACGCCCAGTTCCTGCTGACCAGCCGCGTCAACACCCGGCTGGTGGAATTCCGCGACCCCGAGGGCGTGCTGGTGATGGTCTCCATCATCGACGTGCTGGACGACGGCCTTTCCTCGGTCTACACGTTCTATGACCCCGATATCGCCGACGGCCTGGGCACCTACAGCATCCTGTGGCAGGTCGAACAATGCCGCGCGCTGAACCTGCCGTGGCTCTACTTGGGCTACTGGATCGCGGAAAGCCGCAAGATGTCCTATAAATCCGCCTTCCGGCCCGCCCAGTTCCTGGTCGACGGCGAATGGCGCGACAACGCGGAGCGCGCGCCCGCCTGA